The Tachysurus vachellii isolate PV-2020 chromosome 15, HZAU_Pvac_v1, whole genome shotgun sequence nucleotide sequence ataaacaggatCTAAGAAACTGTAGATGAatatgatgatgaggaagaaTGCTAGTGCACACTAATGCACGTAATGGCAGCAAGACGTTTCATCACTCTTACACTTCTAGAGGTTCATCGGTTCTAGAGcttgttttatattagcagtATAATCAGTGTTAATATTTACGACCTCGTCGTTTTAATTTACAGTCACAAGAACCAGATTAGGGCCCGAGTGACTGCTGagttatttctgtttaataacACGATGTGTGTGACGCTGTTATAGTAAACAATCGACAGAAGGTAGTGTGATCGAGTGAAGTTACTGTTATTAATTTCCTATATTATTATTcctatcgtcgctgtcgggcggaaacctcgcaCGTCCAAATTTGTTCAaatttgtttcatattttttcacatatcgatgctattggtcagtccccacgtgggtctgttatttttacaagttattaaccaatctaaagtcttgaaaatagcttgagcgcaaatctcataactccattggacacttcaactgtccacctcttcctcactccgtgggagagcttcgcggcatatttctcctcaagaagagtcgcaacgaatcaacacgtcttctgaggtaaatgtcttcaaaacactgggctcaaagaaaaaaaaatcttgacccccgctagttctggtgctcgtctgaggacaggaatttagcgcaagacaatccactgcaacgcggactaaaccctgtgtactgcagataaggtacggcgtttttttaatttcctgaaaaataacggttttggagatacgaggattccacccgacagcgacgatatgttattAATTTCCTTATATACAATTTACCACggatttaaaatgtttgatcTATTAAAGAACAactatctgtttattattacgTTTAAGGAATCGAGTTAGTGCCTGCTCTCGCTTTCGTTATAGCAGCGACAAAAAGCGGCTCTAAATAAAATTCCAGCTTTACCCCTGACTGTTAAAAGGCAAGagtttttagaaaacaaaatcaacagCACTTATTTGTCCTCACCTGATTGGCTAAGTATTTTCATAAAGCTGAGTTTTTAATGCCCTCTTGCCTAATGCTAAGTAACAGCATCgtattaattaatgttattctgctaaaataaaatctttatgaataaataaataatctttatcATTTTTAGGACAGTGATATTGGCAGGTAATAATTAAAGGCTACAATACCATATTATTGTTCTGGACCTGAAATACATTGTATACAGATCtaaatataatagttttttatacattaaatcGCTGATGATCATCTAACATCTAAGAGGCTCAGCTACAACTCAGAGACTCTGATGAGTGATCAAACGACTTGAAGGTTAAAATGAGACCTCTTAGTTTTAACCCTTTAGCTGTAGAAGTGCTTACCTTGGTTCTTCCTCCAGACGGCGTTAGATCCTGGTGGAGTGAGTGGTAAGGGGGTAACCATGCCAACCGGGCCGACTCTGGGAGAGCGCTGTGGCTCGGGATCAGGTGCAGGAGAAAGGCTGGGGGGAAACGGGCTGTAGGGTGCATCCGGCTGATTCTGGAGCTTCATGGGCTCAAAAGCAGCAACAGAGTCTGCCGGAGGAGCCGAGGTCGGTTGTGAACCTTGAGGAGGTGGCGAGGGCTCAGACTCCATCTGCTGAGAATCACCCACAGAAGGAAAAGAACCTGGAGGATCGGAATCAGCACCAGAAGCCAGATCAGGTGTCGGACCTCCCTCCATTCTCGCCGCTTTGCTTTTGGCGACCTTGGCGCACGTCTGAAGGTGCTTGAGAAGAGTGCGGTAGGAGCGGAGCTTGGCTCTGCAACTCTCGCATCTGTAAGTTAAGAGTTAAACGTTTCAGCATCTGCGACTTGATGTATTAAATAGgaatataaaaaagacaaaagacgcACAGGAAGAAATAATTCGGCTTGTGATGATGTCTCATGTGATCCATCAGCTGCTGCATGCTGGCGAAAGATCCGTCACATCCTATCGTCGAGCACAGGAATGACTTGCctagaagagaagaaaaaggttCTGAGATTCTGGCAGTATGAGTACATTTGATCTATAAGTAAATTAACTTCAACTTTTATATGAGTTGTTCGAACAGTGTTTTTATGCATGACAGTATATTATTTTACGCTGAATACATTACATTGTCCCACATTACATTCACCCGTCCAAcagactgctctctctgcttcccTCAGGAAGACGTCTCCGcactatacacactgcatttatacacactgcactatacatacacactgcatttatacacactgcatttatacacactgcactatacatacacacatatggacttactaaactcacttgggcttaaacaaaacgtcactagagcaactcaccgttgtaatcatacgctagatttaataatatcacacagagtagatgtcactgatatagatatcattcctcaaagtgatgatatcacagaccattatctcataatgtacacactacctgtagaacaggctaactgcgtttcaccacgttatcgtctcggtagaactattattccgaccactaaagacatattcacaaataacctgcctgatctgtctggacttcttactgcacccttaaacacagacgacctagatgaaattactaacagcataggcgctatattcactagcacactagacactgttgccccaatcagattacagaaggttagagataaaacgcttgcaccatggtataatagtcatactcacaccctcaagagagagacccgtaacctcgagcgaaagtggagaaaaactaaattagaggtttttagaattgcatataaggaaagtatgtccagctatagacaggctctaaaagcagccagggctgagcacctgagcaaactcatagaaaataaccagaacaatcccaggtttttatttagcacagtggctagattaacaaaaaaccaaaaatctgaacacacaattccatcacagttcagtagtgacgattttatgagattcttcactgataaaatcgaaagtatcaggaataaaataggtgacgctcaacacataagagcaactagcatcccggtctcacctaaggttttaaacacacaactacattgctttacaagtacagatcaggaagagttagttaaacttattactacagctaaatcaacaacttgttcactagaccccattccaactaaactactgaaagaagtgttacataaagccggtgagcctcttcttaatattattaactcctcgttatctttaggtcacgtccctaaatccttcaaattggcagttattaggccactcattaagaaacctaatttagatcctaatggactttcaaattacagaccgatttcacaccttccgtttatgtctaaaatactagaaaaggttgtgtctgttcaactgagctccttcttacaggagaacaatatctttgaagagtttcagtcaggtttcaggccccatcatagcacagaaactgcacttgttaaagttacaaacgacttgttcttagcttcggacaaagactgtatgtcactattagttctacttgaccttagtgctgcattcgacactatagatcacaacattctcctagatcgcttacaaaattacacaggtattcatggacaggctttaagttggtttagatcctacctgtctgatcgataccattttgtagaattaaatggtgaatcctccagtttattaccagttaattatggggtccctcaaggatcagttctaggacctctgctcttctcgatatacatgcttccattagggaacattattagaagacatgggattagcttccattgctatgctgacgacacacagttatacatctcctcaaaaccagataaaataactaaattgtcgaaattaactcaatgccttagagagataaaagactggatgagctgtaactttctgttgttaaactctgataagacagaaacactacttataggcccaaaaactagtacacagaaactctcacaacttaatttccaattagagggatgtactgttactagtagctcgacagtgaaagacctgggtgttatattagacagtaacttgtcttttgaaaatcacgtcgcccaaaccacaaaaacagccttcttccacctcagaaatattgccaagctgagaaacatcctgtctgtatctgatgctgagaagctagttcatgctttcatgacctctagactggactactgtaatgcattactaggtggttgtcctgcatctttaataaataggctacagttagtccaaaatgcagctgccagagttctcactaggacaagaaagtatgaccatataaccccaattttatcatctctacactggctacctgttaagttcagaattgattacaaactgctgctacttacgtacaaggctcttaatggttcagctcccatgtatctaactaatcttctaacacgttacaatccttcacgctctctgagatcacaaaactcaggactcctggtagtccccagaatatctaagtctactaaaggcggaagagcgttctcttatttagctcccaaactttggaa carries:
- the znf414 gene encoding zinc finger protein 414 isoform X3: MEGCHLSCSFYNCNRTYNHPDALNNHLKDHHKTPAQSLPGKSFLCSTIGCDGSFASMQQLMDHMRHHHKPNYFFLCESCRAKLRSYRTLLKHLQTCAKVAKSKAARMEGGPTPDLASGADSDPPGSFPSVGDSQQMESEPSPPPQGSQPTSAPPADSVAAFEPMKLQNQPDAPYSPFPPSLSPAPDPEPQRSPRVGPVGMVTPLPLTPPGSNAVWRKNQADLPAPILHRWNSPQALSREEVQIQQSVLLHRW
- the znf414 gene encoding zinc finger protein 414 isoform X1, with amino-acid sequence MEGCHLSCSFYNCNRTYNHPDALNNHLKDHHKTPAQSLPGKSFLCSTIGCDGSFASMQQLMDHMRHHHKPNYFFLCESCRAKLRSYRTLLKHLQTCAKVAKSKAARMEGGPTPDLASGADSDPPGSFPSVGDSQQMESEPSPPPQGSQPTSAPPADSVAAFEPMKLQNQPDAPYSPFPPSLSPAPDPEPQRSPRVGPVGMVTPLPLTPPGSNAVWRKNQGQSFNSRILWEHTRGRYSCLQCGHSTPERKEMTAHIEGHHRSPWAKTNDTGITHVLLISGFGTYRNLKYIILASYV
- the znf414 gene encoding zinc finger protein 414 isoform X5 → MEGCHLSCSFYNCNRTYNHPDALNNHLKDHHKTPAQSLPGKSFLCSTIGCDGSFASMQQLMDHMRHHHKPNYFFLCESCRAKLRSYRTLLKHLQTCAKVAKSKAARMEGGPTPDLASGADSDPPGSFPSVGDSQQMESEPSPPPQGSQPTSAPPADSVAAFEPMKLQNQPDAPYSPFPPSLSPAPDPEPQRSPRVGPVGMVTPLPLTPPGSNAVWRKNQDSAVGSPSSLVKSSTNSENSSYTQL
- the znf414 gene encoding zinc finger protein 414 isoform X2 → MEGCHLSCSFYNCNRTYNHPDALNNHLKDHHKTPAQSLPGKSFLCSTIGCDGSFASMQQLMDHMRHHHKPNYFFLCESCRAKLRSYRTLLKHLQTCAKVAKSKAARMEGGPTPDLASGADSDPPGSFPSVGDSQQMESEPSPPPQGSQPTSAPPADSVAAFEPMKLQNQPDAPYSPFPPSLSPAPDPEPQRSPRVGPVGMVTPLPLTPPGSNAVWRKNQGQSFNSRILWEHTRGRYSCLQCGHSTPERKEMTAHIEGHHRSPWAKTNDTDSAVGSPSSLVKSSTNSENSSYTQL
- the znf414 gene encoding zinc finger protein 414 isoform X4, which codes for MEGCHLSCSFYNCNRTYNHPDALNNHLKDHHKTPAQSLPGKSFLCSTIGCDGSFASMQQLMDHMRHHHKPNYFFLCESCRAKLRSYRTLLKHLQTCAKVAKSKAARMEGGPTPDLASGADSDPPGSFPSVGDSQQMESEPSPPPQGSQPTSAPPADSVAAFEPMKLQNQPDAPYSPFPPSLSPAPDPEPQRSPRVGPVGMVTPLPLTPPGSNAVWRKNQDLPAPILHRWNSPQALSREEVQIQQSVLLHRW